GCCGGTCGCAGCCAAGATACACCCATTGCCATTGTATCCAATGCCAGTATGCCCAACCAGCAAGTATTAACAGGCACACTTGACACCATTGTCGCCAAACAAGCGCACGCGCAATTACCAACGCCTGCCCTATTGATCATGGGCGATGTGGTCAGCTTACATCACGATTTGTCTTGGTATAATCAGTACAATCAAAACAGCGATGACACAGCGGATAACTGGTTACGCGAAGGCATATCAAGTCTTAATAAAGACAAAAAATCATCTACAAGTCAGCAAGCACATGCGCTTTCTATGGTTGCCAATCTTGCTGAGTGACAAGAGAGTATTTAAGATCTTAGCTTAAACACCTACTGACAACATCAAAAGCCCTGCCAAATAATTGGTAGGGCTTTTTTCTATAATGCAACAGAGCAAACCTGCCCAAATCTTGCTAGAATAAAACCTGTCTATCCAATGTTCGCACGTTTAATGATAAGCCCTACTATGTCCATACCTGACACGCCCAAATATGCTGCCACAAAATCTCTAAAGATTTTGCACACCTCCGATTGGCATTTGGGGCGACGTCTCTACGGTCGCCTTCGTTATGATGAGTTCGAATCATTTTTGCAGTGGCTAGAAGACACTATTAGCGCACAGCAAGTGAATATATTGATTGTCGCGGGTGACATCTTTGATACCATGACGCCCAGCAATAAAGCCCAAGCGCTATATTATGAGTTTTTGGGTAGGGTCTCACGTTCCTGCTGTCAGCATGTGGTCATTGTCGCAGGCAATCATGACTCACCAACATTTTTGGATGCGCCAAGCAATGTGCTCAAATTTTTGAATGTTCATGTGATTGGTACGGCTTGTGATAATTTAGAAGATGAAGTATTGGTCTTAGGTGATGATAATAACAATCCTCATTGCATCATCGCCGCTGTGCCCTACTTGCGTGATCGTGATGTGCGTAGCAGTAGCGCTGGCGAGTCTGCGGATAGCAAGGATGCCAATGTTATCAAAGGTATTCGCACCCACTATGATGAAGTAGCAAGTATTGCGAAAGGAAAGCAGGCAGAATTAATAAAAATTCATCAACGGCATATTCCTATCATTGCCACAGGTCATCTATTCGCTGCTGGTGGCAAAACAACCGATGATGATGGCGTGCGCGATCTCTATGTTGGCTCACTTGGCAAAATCTCCGCTGATATGTTTGATAAGAGTTTTGACTATGTCGCCCTTGGGCATTTACACGTCCCGCAGCGCGTTGGTGGTCTTGAAAGTATTCGCTACTCAGGCTCACCTATTGCGATGGGGTTTGGTGAAGCTCGCCAGCAAAAGCAAGTTTTACTCATACAGTTTGGTGCTACTGAATCTTTTGACAATGATAGCTTAAGGCCAAACGCCATTCCTCAGCTTGCCAGCACAGATACTAACGTTAAAAC
This is a stretch of genomic DNA from Psychrobacter alimentarius. It encodes these proteins:
- a CDS encoding exonuclease SbcCD subunit D C-terminal domain-containing protein; its protein translation is MSIPDTPKYAATKSLKILHTSDWHLGRRLYGRLRYDEFESFLQWLEDTISAQQVNILIVAGDIFDTMTPSNKAQALYYEFLGRVSRSCCQHVVIVAGNHDSPTFLDAPSNVLKFLNVHVIGTACDNLEDEVLVLGDDNNNPHCIIAAVPYLRDRDVRSSSAGESADSKDANVIKGIRTHYDEVASIAKGKQAELIKIHQRHIPIIATGHLFAAGGKTTDDDGVRDLYVGSLGKISADMFDKSFDYVALGHLHVPQRVGGLESIRYSGSPIAMGFGEARQQKQVLLIQFGATESFDNDSLRPNAIPQLASTDTNVKTDTIETSAEKTIKKAPIQAGFIDDLFGFDEPAANHEMATTAIQEDTDDQQEQEQDHKSKPNNDSDQMQVTSLPVPTFQQLAQISGDLTMIANTIKALILTESIWLEIVYTGDEIVSDLREQVQGMVEDLPCEVLKIKNTRTYNKILNQQQTSENLQDLNEMEVFERCLTINDVADSQKDSLRDAYGQILYHLHHEDRQAE